In a single window of the Magnolia sinica isolate HGM2019 chromosome 7, MsV1, whole genome shotgun sequence genome:
- the LOC131250563 gene encoding protein FAR1-RELATED SEQUENCE 5-like, which translates to MIKLQKNGKYSVNKFVPEHNHEVVTPTKVHMLRSHKSLTNYQKADIDIINDSGITPRVGVEYFSRQAGGRENMGFTPIDYKNYLQRKRMKAMEKGDAGAVLEYFQQKQIDDPSFFYAIKVDKVDQMRNMFWADGRSIVDYSVFGDVICFDTTYRINSYG; encoded by the coding sequence ATGATTAAGCTTCAGAAGAATGGAAAATACAGTGTGAATAAGTTTGTACCAGAGCATAACCATGAGGTTGTTACACCAACGAAGGTGCACATGTTAAGGTCACACAAAAGCTTGACTAATTATCAAAAAGCTGACATAGATATCATAAATGATTCAGGAATAACACCACGAGTAGGTGTCGAATATTTTAGTAGACAAGCTGGAGGTCGAGAGAATATGGGTTTCACGCCAATTGATTACAAGAACTACTTACAGAGAAAGCGAATGAAAGCGATGGAAAAGGGTGATGCAGGAGCTGTTTTAGAGTACTTTCAACAAAAGCAAATTGATGATCCGTCTTTCTTTTATGCTATAAAAGTGGATAAAGTTGATCAAATGAGGAACATGTTCTGGGCAGATGGAAGGTCAATAGTGGACTACAGTGTTTTTGGGGATGTCATTTGCTTTGATACTACCTATAGAATAAATAGCTATGGATGA